One Halorientalis litorea DNA segment encodes these proteins:
- the argF gene encoding ornithine carbamoyltransferase, whose translation MGRSLVDVDDLSREELLTVLDRAADLKAAHADDAGAGNDVLADRTLGMIFEKPSTRTRVSFETGMTQLGGHAIFLGPDDIHLGHGEPIKDTARAVSRYVDFVMARVFDHADVVELAEYATVPVVNGLTDDAHPCQTLADLLTIREQMGFDASVVWVGDGNNVCQSFVLGAAMVGLDLTVATPAGYGVDDAVLDRAADIGDAPATTTDPEAAVDGADVVYTDVWVSMGQEDEREQKLADFDGFQVTPELLGDRSLMHCLPAHRGEEVTDAALESENAVVWDQAENRLHAQKGLLAWLHEQ comes from the coding sequence ATGGGACGCTCACTGGTCGACGTCGACGACCTCTCGCGCGAGGAACTACTGACGGTGCTGGACCGTGCCGCGGACCTGAAGGCCGCCCACGCCGACGACGCCGGCGCGGGCAACGACGTGCTCGCGGACCGGACGCTGGGCATGATATTCGAGAAGCCCTCGACCCGGACCCGCGTCTCCTTCGAGACGGGAATGACACAACTCGGGGGCCACGCCATCTTCCTCGGCCCGGACGACATCCACCTCGGCCACGGCGAGCCAATCAAGGACACCGCTCGCGCCGTCTCGCGGTACGTCGACTTCGTGATGGCCCGCGTGTTCGACCACGCCGACGTGGTGGAACTGGCCGAGTACGCCACCGTCCCCGTGGTCAACGGACTGACCGACGACGCCCACCCCTGCCAGACACTCGCGGACCTGCTGACCATCCGCGAGCAGATGGGTTTCGACGCCAGCGTGGTGTGGGTCGGCGACGGCAACAACGTCTGTCAGTCGTTCGTCCTCGGTGCGGCGATGGTCGGGTTGGACCTGACCGTCGCCACGCCCGCGGGCTACGGCGTCGACGACGCTGTCCTCGACAGGGCGGCCGACATCGGGGACGCCCCAGCGACGACCACCGACCCCGAGGCGGCCGTCGACGGCGCGGACGTGGTGTACACGGACGTGTGGGTCAGCATGGGACAGGAGGACGAACGCGAGCAGAAACTGGCCGACTTCGACGGCTTTCAGGTCACGCCGGAGTTGCTCGGGGACCGGTCGCTGATGCACTGCCTCCCGGCCCACCGCGGCGAGGAAGTCACCGACGCCGCCCTCGAAAGCGAGAACGCCGTCGTCTGGGACCAAGCGGAGAACCGCCTCCACGCTCAGAAGGGACTGCTGGCGTGGTTGCACGAGCAGTAG
- a CDS encoding acetylglutamate/acetylaminoadipate kinase, whose translation MTVVVKVGGARAVDPAGALSDVASLSEDGEDVVVVHGGSTAVDETLERLGIEPEYVETPSGVVGRFTDAETMEVFEMVFGHLNTQLVAGLQSLGVDAVGLNGVDGKLLHGPRKSAVRVVEDGKRKIRRGDHSGTIKEVNGDLLDSLLADGYTPVASPPMAGADDGREARSASDSASGDGGESRAEIVPVNTDADRSAAAIAGALDATLVLLTDVAGVYADPDDPDTLIEAVETGADWDHLEDAAEGFMSRKVMAAEEALDGGAPEVVVADANADDPVLSALDGDGTHLYQRALEESQ comes from the coding sequence GTGACCGTCGTCGTCAAAGTCGGCGGTGCCCGCGCGGTCGACCCCGCGGGCGCGCTCTCGGACGTGGCGTCACTGTCCGAGGACGGCGAAGACGTCGTCGTCGTCCACGGCGGGTCGACGGCCGTCGACGAGACGCTGGAGCGGTTGGGCATCGAACCCGAGTACGTCGAGACGCCGAGCGGCGTCGTCGGTCGGTTCACCGACGCGGAGACGATGGAGGTGTTCGAGATGGTGTTCGGCCACCTGAACACGCAACTCGTCGCGGGCCTCCAGAGCCTCGGCGTGGACGCCGTCGGCCTGAACGGCGTCGACGGGAAACTCCTCCACGGCCCCCGGAAGTCGGCGGTCCGCGTGGTCGAAGACGGCAAGCGCAAGATTCGCCGCGGCGACCACTCGGGCACTATCAAGGAAGTCAACGGGGACCTGCTAGATTCGCTTCTGGCCGACGGGTACACGCCCGTCGCCAGTCCGCCGATGGCTGGTGCTGATGACGGGCGCGAGGCACGGAGTGCCTCGGACAGCGCGAGCGGCGACGGCGGGGAGTCGCGAGCGGAAATCGTCCCCGTCAACACCGACGCCGACCGCTCGGCGGCGGCCATCGCGGGGGCGTTGGACGCCACGCTCGTCCTGCTGACGGACGTGGCGGGCGTCTACGCCGACCCGGACGACCCCGACACGCTCATCGAGGCCGTCGAGACGGGTGCGGACTGGGACCACCTCGAAGACGCGGCGGAGGGGTTCATGAGCCGGAAGGTGATGGCCGCCGAGGAGGCACTCGACGGCGGCGCGCCGGAAGTCGTCGTGGCCGACGCCAACGCCGACGACCCCGTGCTGTCGGCACTCGACGGCGACGGGACACACCTGTATCAGCGCGCGCTGGAGGAGTCACAATGA
- the lysX gene encoding lysine biosynthesis protein LysX, protein MNIGILYSRIRKDEKLLLSELRDRGHEVTKIDVRRQQFGLTDPPAAFADVDLVVDRCLATSRSIYATQFVEAYGIPVVNSPETAQVCADKAKNSLALAGAGVPTPETTVAFTKDAALEAIEAFGYPCVLKPVVGSWGRLMAKIDNRNAAEAILEHKETLGHYEHKVFYVQEYVEKGGEDIRVLATDGTPVAAMVRSSDHWITNAAKGAETDEFGLDEEARELVERASTAVGGGLLGVDLMETEDVPDGESGSSQTESGPRYTVHEVNHTVEFKALNDASDVDVPARVVDWLEDKAESVGAEVDR, encoded by the coding sequence GTGAACATCGGCATCCTCTACTCCCGCATCCGGAAAGACGAGAAGCTCCTCCTCTCGGAACTTCGTGACCGTGGCCACGAGGTGACAAAAATCGACGTGCGCCGCCAGCAGTTCGGCCTGACGGACCCACCCGCGGCCTTCGCGGACGTGGACCTCGTGGTCGACCGCTGTCTCGCCACGAGCCGGAGTATCTACGCCACCCAGTTCGTCGAGGCGTACGGTATCCCCGTCGTCAACAGCCCCGAGACGGCACAGGTGTGTGCCGACAAGGCGAAGAACAGCCTCGCGCTCGCCGGGGCGGGCGTCCCGACGCCCGAGACGACGGTGGCGTTCACCAAAGACGCCGCGCTTGAGGCCATCGAGGCCTTCGGCTATCCCTGCGTCCTCAAGCCCGTCGTCGGGTCGTGGGGCCGCCTGATGGCCAAAATCGACAACCGCAACGCCGCCGAGGCCATCCTCGAACACAAGGAGACGCTGGGCCACTACGAGCACAAGGTGTTCTACGTGCAGGAGTACGTCGAGAAGGGCGGCGAGGACATCCGCGTGCTGGCGACGGACGGCACACCAGTCGCCGCGATGGTCCGCTCGTCTGACCACTGGATAACCAACGCCGCGAAGGGGGCCGAAACCGACGAGTTCGGCCTCGACGAGGAGGCTCGCGAGTTAGTCGAGCGCGCCTCGACGGCGGTCGGTGGCGGCCTGCTCGGCGTGGACCTGATGGAAACCGAGGACGTTCCCGACGGCGAGTCGGGAAGCAGCCAGACGGAGTCTGGCCCGCGGTACACCGTCCACGAGGTCAACCACACCGTCGAGTTCAAGGCACTGAACGACGCGAGCGACGTGGACGTGCCCGCCCGCGTCGTGGACTGGCTAGAAGACAAAGCCGAGAGCGTCGGTGCGGAGGTCGACCGCTGA
- a CDS encoding DUF4897 domain-containing protein — translation MFDTDHAVAGIVVTALLLAAVGPVGAATQETPTEGVDIALDANGTAEVTLVLTYDLGSETERDAFRDLADDRATKERFTEQFRTRMSRVARDAANETGREMRVTDASLSTRTAENTGVVELSVTWEGLAAVTDDDVTVTEPFASGFESDRPVRVVAPDGYELTSVTPEPTARDDATATWEAGTTLSGFEVVATPTTDASSGGGSGFGIAAAPLSLVALAALARRRR, via the coding sequence ATGTTCGACACAGACCACGCCGTCGCCGGAATCGTCGTCACAGCACTCCTCCTCGCGGCGGTCGGCCCCGTCGGAGCGGCGACACAGGAGACACCGACCGAGGGGGTCGATATCGCGCTCGACGCGAACGGAACGGCCGAGGTGACGCTGGTCCTCACCTACGACCTCGGGAGCGAGACCGAGCGCGACGCGTTCCGTGACCTCGCGGACGACCGGGCCACCAAAGAGCGGTTCACGGAGCAGTTCCGGACCCGGATGAGCCGGGTCGCACGCGACGCCGCGAACGAGACCGGGCGCGAGATGCGCGTCACCGACGCGTCGCTCTCGACTCGAACGGCCGAGAACACGGGCGTCGTCGAGCTGTCGGTCACGTGGGAGGGACTGGCGGCCGTCACGGACGACGACGTGACCGTCACGGAACCGTTCGCGAGCGGGTTCGAGTCCGACCGGCCGGTCCGGGTCGTCGCCCCGGACGGCTACGAGTTGACGAGCGTGACACCCGAACCGACCGCGCGGGACGACGCGACGGCGACGTGGGAGGCCGGGACGACTCTCTCTGGGTTCGAGGTAGTAGCGACCCCGACGACGGACGCGAGTTCCGGGGGCGGTTCCGGGTTCGGTATCGCGGCGGCCCCCCTGTCGCTGGTCGCGCTCGCCGCACTCGCCCGGCGGAGACGGTAG
- the lysW gene encoding lysine biosynthesis protein LysW: MTDCIECGAEVSLHDDLEVGEIVDCATCGAELEVVDTDPAVLETAPELEEDWGE, translated from the coding sequence ATGACGGACTGCATCGAGTGCGGGGCCGAGGTGTCCCTGCACGACGACCTCGAAGTCGGAGAGATTGTCGACTGTGCGACCTGCGGTGCGGAACTGGAAGTCGTCGACACGGACCCCGCGGTGCTGGAGACGGCCCCCGAGCTGGAAGAGGACTGGGGGGAGTGA
- a CDS encoding aspartate aminotransferase family protein gives MTGFVFNEKPIQIERGEGAYLYDDSGREYLDMGASYACVPLGHNHPAVGEAVRDQFSDLTYVQASYPVQTRTDLYELLADTAPADVDYTWLCNSGTEANEAALKFARSATGNSKIIATMQGFHGRTMGALATTWKDKYKKPYEPLIGDVEFVPYDDPAAMSEAVDDETAAVIVEPVQGEGGINPASKEFLQTARVETATSGAALIFDEVQTGMGRTGSLWASEWTDVVPDIITSAKGLGNGFPIGATLCREWIAENYGSHASTFSGGATVSAAAEATVSTIVEEDLSGHAADVGAYLQERLAEELGDDVREVRGEGLMIGIEIKRGANRVLKELALNHGVLALPAGRTVVRLLPPLAIEEDHADEVVEALAAVLTEDES, from the coding sequence ATGACTGGATTCGTATTCAACGAGAAACCCATTCAGATCGAACGCGGTGAGGGAGCGTACCTGTACGACGACTCGGGGCGGGAGTACCTCGACATGGGCGCGAGTTACGCCTGCGTCCCGTTGGGGCACAACCACCCCGCCGTCGGCGAGGCGGTCCGGGACCAGTTCTCGGACCTGACCTACGTACAGGCCTCCTATCCCGTCCAGACCCGGACGGACCTCTACGAACTGCTCGCCGACACCGCGCCCGCCGACGTGGACTACACGTGGCTCTGTAACTCCGGGACCGAGGCCAACGAGGCGGCCCTGAAGTTCGCCCGGAGCGCGACAGGGAACTCGAAGATAATCGCCACGATGCAGGGCTTCCACGGCCGGACGATGGGCGCGCTGGCGACGACGTGGAAGGACAAGTACAAGAAGCCCTACGAACCGCTCATCGGCGACGTGGAGTTCGTGCCATACGACGACCCCGCGGCCATGAGCGAGGCCGTCGACGACGAGACGGCCGCGGTCATCGTCGAACCCGTCCAAGGGGAAGGCGGCATCAACCCCGCCAGCAAGGAGTTCCTCCAGACCGCCCGCGTCGAGACGGCGACCAGCGGCGCGGCCCTGATATTCGACGAGGTACAGACCGGGATGGGCCGGACCGGGTCGCTGTGGGCCTCGGAGTGGACCGACGTGGTCCCCGACATAATAACCAGCGCGAAGGGGCTGGGCAACGGCTTCCCCATCGGCGCGACGCTGTGCCGGGAGTGGATAGCCGAGAACTACGGCTCCCACGCCTCGACGTTCTCGGGCGGAGCGACTGTCTCTGCGGCCGCCGAGGCCACCGTCTCGACCATCGTCGAGGAGGACCTATCGGGCCACGCCGCCGACGTGGGCGCGTACCTGCAGGAACGCCTCGCGGAGGAACTCGGCGACGACGTGCGCGAGGTGCGCGGCGAGGGGCTGATGATAGGTATCGAGATAAAGCGCGGCGCGAACCGCGTGCTCAAGGAGTTGGCGCTGAACCACGGCGTCCTCGCGCTCCCCGCGGGCCGGACCGTCGTGCGCCTGCTCCCGCCGCTGGCCATCGAGGAGGACCACGCCGACGAGGTGGTCGAAGCACTGGCCGCGGTGCTGACGGAGGACGAGTCATGA
- a CDS encoding [LysW]-lysine hydrolase, which produces MSETRFSSGSTIDVSGEARQLLVDLVDTPSVTREERECAEVLAGFFEDHGREVWIDEVGNVRAPADDGVLLTSHIDTVPGDIPVEIRPAEDGDEDALWGRGSVDAKGPLAAMAVAAVRTGASFVGVVGEEVDSKGGRYLVADRESAPEAVVNGEPSGWEGITLGYRGLVAGTFVATSESGHTSRPENNAIQDAIAWWSAVEDEFATDEWQAVFERVTAKPTDLEGGLSEDGLSVEATMSFQLRVPPEMTTGEVIEIVEGHADVADRIHWKDEVEPVMMNPRTEVGRAFRAAIRQQGADPRLLRKTGTSDMNVFAQAWDCPMVTYGPGDSDLDHAPNEHLPLSEFDRSVDVLESVAERLLED; this is translated from the coding sequence ATGAGCGAGACACGCTTCTCCAGCGGGAGCACCATCGACGTGAGCGGCGAGGCGCGGCAGTTGCTCGTCGACCTCGTGGACACGCCCTCGGTCACGCGCGAGGAACGCGAGTGTGCCGAGGTACTGGCGGGCTTCTTCGAGGACCACGGTCGCGAGGTGTGGATAGACGAGGTGGGCAACGTCCGGGCACCCGCCGACGACGGCGTCCTCCTGACCTCCCACATCGACACCGTCCCCGGCGACATCCCCGTCGAGATTCGCCCGGCCGAGGACGGCGACGAGGACGCACTCTGGGGCCGCGGGAGCGTCGACGCCAAGGGGCCGCTGGCCGCGATGGCCGTCGCCGCCGTCCGCACCGGTGCCTCCTTCGTCGGCGTCGTCGGCGAGGAGGTCGACTCGAAGGGCGGCCGTTATCTCGTCGCGGACCGCGAGTCGGCCCCCGAGGCCGTCGTCAACGGCGAGCCGTCCGGGTGGGAAGGCATCACGCTCGGCTACCGCGGGTTGGTGGCGGGCACCTTCGTCGCCACCAGCGAGTCGGGCCACACCTCCCGCCCGGAGAACAACGCGATTCAGGACGCCATCGCGTGGTGGTCGGCCGTCGAGGACGAGTTCGCCACCGACGAGTGGCAGGCCGTCTTCGAGCGGGTGACCGCAAAGCCCACCGACCTGGAAGGCGGCCTCTCGGAGGACGGCCTCTCCGTGGAGGCCACCATGTCCTTCCAGTTGCGGGTCCCCCCGGAGATGACGACCGGCGAGGTCATCGAAATCGTGGAGGGACACGCCGACGTGGCCGACCGCATCCACTGGAAAGACGAGGTCGAACCCGTGATGATGAACCCCCGGACGGAAGTCGGGCGGGCCTTCCGCGCGGCCATCCGCCAGCAGGGTGCCGACCCCCGTCTACTCCGCAAGACGGGCACGAGCGACATGAACGTCTTCGCGCAGGCGTGGGACTGCCCGATGGTGACCTACGGTCCCGGCGACTCGGACTTGGACCACGCGCCCAACGAACACCTCCCCCTCTCGGAGTTCGACCGCTCGGTCGACGTGTTAGAGAGTGTGGCCGAACGGCTGTTGGAGGACTAA
- the argH gene encoding argininosuccinate lyase: MTDGPTDGGADGADSGESGDVVRRDRFSGGPARGFLSSLADDERIFAADLAVDRAHVVMLAEQGIVDEADAGAILSALDDVEAAGHDALPDGEDIHAAIETAVIERVGPRGGRMHTARSRNDEVATCIRYRLRGDLLDAVETVVGAREELLAAARDHTETVMPGFTHRQYAQPTTVAHYLLSYERALARDTERLLDASDRTNRSPLGAAAFAGTPFDIDRERTAALLGFDSVLSNSMDAASARDFLLEATTALSNLTTTLSGLSEDFVAFANDDYVTLSDDYASTSSIMPQKKNPDTLELVRARAGDAHAAVSGLLTTLKGLPRAYNRDLQRATGHGWAAVDSAVEATEVAAGAVATAEWNDDVLAAEASAGFSTATGVADLLAKAGVPFRTAHEVVALAAERSVDPGYETLAAAAEEVLGESLSAYVEREESETSEAASEAGQLVSREAVEAALDPAESVASRDSAGGPAPAAVEVQLSAAEDGIAAAREELGGRRERVADAAELLREEVATYV; this comes from the coding sequence ATGACCGACGGACCCACGGACGGCGGGGCAGACGGGGCCGACAGTGGCGAGTCCGGCGACGTGGTCCGCCGGGACCGCTTTTCGGGCGGTCCCGCCCGTGGGTTCCTCTCCTCGCTCGCCGACGACGAGCGCATCTTCGCGGCGGACCTCGCCGTAGACCGCGCCCACGTCGTGATGCTTGCCGAGCAGGGTATCGTCGACGAGGCGGACGCGGGCGCGATTCTGTCCGCGCTGGACGACGTGGAGGCGGCCGGCCACGACGCGTTACCCGACGGGGAGGACATCCACGCCGCCATCGAAACGGCGGTCATCGAACGGGTCGGTCCCCGGGGTGGACGGATGCACACCGCCCGCTCGCGCAACGACGAGGTGGCGACCTGTATCCGATACCGTCTGCGCGGGGACCTGCTCGACGCCGTCGAGACGGTGGTCGGGGCACGCGAGGAACTGCTGGCGGCGGCGCGCGACCACACCGAGACGGTGATGCCCGGGTTCACCCACCGCCAGTACGCACAACCGACCACGGTGGCGCACTACCTGCTGAGTTACGAGCGCGCACTGGCCCGGGACACGGAGCGGTTGCTCGACGCCTCCGACCGGACGAACCGCTCGCCGCTGGGTGCGGCCGCGTTCGCGGGGACGCCGTTCGACATCGACCGCGAACGCACGGCTGCGTTGCTCGGGTTCGATTCCGTCCTCTCGAACTCGATGGACGCCGCCTCCGCGCGGGACTTCTTGCTGGAGGCGACGACGGCACTCTCGAACCTGACGACGACGCTCTCGGGCCTCAGCGAGGACTTCGTGGCGTTCGCCAACGACGACTACGTGACGCTCTCGGACGACTACGCCTCGACGTCCTCCATCATGCCCCAGAAGAAGAACCCGGACACGCTGGAGTTGGTCCGGGCACGCGCGGGCGACGCTCACGCGGCGGTGTCGGGCCTGCTGACGACACTGAAGGGGTTGCCGCGCGCGTACAACCGTGACCTCCAGCGGGCCACCGGGCACGGGTGGGCGGCGGTCGATTCGGCCGTCGAGGCGACCGAAGTCGCGGCCGGTGCGGTGGCGACGGCCGAGTGGAACGACGACGTGCTGGCGGCGGAGGCCAGTGCCGGGTTCTCCACGGCGACGGGCGTCGCGGACCTGCTGGCGAAGGCCGGTGTCCCCTTCCGGACGGCACACGAGGTGGTCGCGCTCGCGGCCGAGCGGTCGGTCGACCCCGGCTACGAGACGCTGGCGGCGGCCGCCGAGGAGGTACTCGGCGAGTCGCTGTCGGCGTACGTGGAGCGCGAGGAGAGCGAGACTTCGGAGGCGGCGAGCGAGGCGGGGCAACTCGTGAGCCGCGAGGCCGTCGAGGCGGCACTCGACCCGGCCGAGAGCGTCGCGAGTCGCGACTCGGCCGGCGGTCCGGCACCCGCTGCCGTCGAGGTGCAACTGTCGGCCGCCGAGGACGGCATCGCGGCGGCCCGGGAGGAACTCGGGGGACGGCGCGAACGGGTGGCCGACGCCGCCGAACTGCTCCGCGAGGAGGTGGCCACGTATGTCTGA
- a CDS encoding argininosuccinate synthase produces MPATDDTNGTVALAFSGGLDTTVCVPLLKEEYGYDDVIGVTVDVGQPEEEFDEAEETAAALGLDSYVVDAKDEFAELCLDAVKANATYQGYPLGTALARPVIAQAILDVAEEQGCTALAHGCTGKGNDQLRFETVWRDSDLNVHAPVRELGLTREWEQEYAAEKDLPVEGGDGGRWSIDTNLWSRSVEGSELEDPAHVPGEEIYDWTAEPGEEDAELLELTFEQGEAVAVDGESMDAVTLIGHLNERAGAHGVGRTDTMEDRMLGLKVRENYEHPAATVLLAAHEALEGLVLTKEERSFKQGIDQEWAEKGYQGLVNAPLFSALEGFIEETQQRVTGTVTVKLQGGQAQPVGRESPYACYAEGQASFNTEAVTDDIEQADATGVAKYHGFQERLANKVTEAADDAAADAGIIDYE; encoded by the coding sequence ATGCCAGCTACCGACGACACGAACGGAACGGTCGCGCTCGCCTTCTCGGGCGGGCTCGACACCACAGTCTGTGTACCGCTGCTGAAAGAAGAGTACGGCTACGACGACGTCATCGGCGTCACCGTCGACGTCGGCCAACCCGAAGAGGAGTTCGACGAAGCCGAGGAGACGGCGGCGGCACTCGGCCTCGACAGCTACGTCGTGGACGCCAAAGACGAGTTCGCGGAGTTGTGCCTCGACGCCGTGAAGGCCAACGCCACCTACCAGGGCTACCCGCTCGGGACGGCACTCGCCCGGCCGGTCATCGCACAGGCCATCCTCGACGTGGCCGAAGAGCAGGGCTGTACCGCGCTCGCCCACGGCTGTACCGGGAAGGGGAACGACCAGTTGCGCTTCGAGACGGTCTGGCGGGACTCGGACCTGAACGTCCACGCGCCCGTCCGCGAACTCGGCCTGACCCGCGAGTGGGAACAGGAGTACGCCGCCGAGAAGGACCTGCCCGTCGAGGGTGGAGACGGCGGCCGCTGGAGCATCGACACGAACCTCTGGAGCCGGTCGGTCGAGGGGTCGGAACTCGAAGACCCCGCACACGTCCCCGGGGAGGAGATATACGACTGGACCGCCGAACCCGGCGAGGAGGACGCCGAACTGCTCGAACTCACCTTCGAGCAGGGTGAGGCCGTCGCCGTCGACGGCGAGTCGATGGACGCCGTGACCCTCATCGGCCACCTCAACGAGCGCGCCGGTGCCCACGGCGTCGGGCGGACCGACACGATGGAGGACCGCATGCTCGGGCTGAAGGTCCGGGAGAACTACGAACACCCCGCCGCGACGGTCCTGCTGGCCGCCCACGAGGCTCTCGAAGGGTTGGTACTCACGAAGGAAGAGCGGAGTTTCAAGCAGGGCATCGATCAAGAGTGGGCGGAGAAGGGCTATCAGGGCCTCGTGAACGCGCCCCTGTTCAGCGCGCTGGAAGGGTTCATCGAGGAGACACAGCAGCGCGTGACCGGCACGGTGACGGTCAAACTGCAGGGTGGACAGGCCCAGCCGGTCGGCCGCGAGAGTCCCTACGCCTGCTACGCGGAGGGGCAGGCCTCGTTCAACACCGAGGCCGTCACCGACGACATCGAACAGGCCGACGCGACGGGCGTCGCCAAGTACCACGGCTTCCAGGAGCGGTTGGCGAACAAGGTGACCGAGGCCGCCGACGACGCCGCGGCCGACGCGGGAATCATCGACTACGAGTGA
- a CDS encoding stage II sporulation protein M — protein MSRHTLNRSWVRSLPRNLWYGYRRYVALSALLFVVGGVIGGIVVQFVELSAILSTAGFGGEGGGEFPEITTAFLVLNNTVALLVLVLSGATLGLLTAAILLFNGALVGAVVVVTAETGGLLVPVVGILPHGVLEIPALLFAASVAFRFSHHVVLAATGRREDVMTDEEAKEAAVLTVLAFVLVPIAAFIEANITTALLEGVR, from the coding sequence ATGAGCCGACACACCCTGAATCGCTCGTGGGTTCGGTCCCTCCCTCGCAACCTCTGGTACGGGTACCGGCGGTACGTAGCACTCTCGGCCCTGTTGTTCGTCGTCGGCGGCGTCATCGGCGGCATCGTCGTGCAGTTCGTCGAGTTGAGTGCGATACTGAGTACGGCCGGGTTCGGTGGCGAAGGCGGCGGGGAGTTCCCGGAGATAACGACGGCGTTTCTCGTGTTGAACAACACCGTCGCGCTCCTCGTGTTGGTGCTCAGCGGCGCGACGTTGGGGCTGTTGACGGCCGCAATCCTCCTGTTCAACGGCGCGCTCGTCGGTGCCGTGGTGGTCGTGACGGCGGAGACGGGCGGCCTGTTGGTGCCCGTCGTCGGTATCCTCCCCCACGGCGTCCTCGAAATCCCGGCCCTCCTGTTCGCCGCGTCGGTGGCGTTCCGGTTCAGCCACCACGTCGTGCTGGCGGCGACGGGGCGGCGCGAGGACGTGATGACAGACGAGGAGGCCAAGGAGGCCGCCGTCCTGACGGTGCTTGCGTTCGTCCTCGTGCCGATAGCCGCGTTCATCGAGGCGAACATCACGACGGCGTTGCTGGAAGGCGTGCGGTGA
- the argC gene encoding N-acetyl-gamma-glutamyl-phosphate reductase — translation MSANGEPSLTASVVGGSGFTGGELLRLLYKHPEFEVVQATSRSKTNKTVGHQHPNLRGMDLRFSDPDDLDSVDVLFAATPHGVSMEQIDEFRDAAGTVVDLSADFRLDTEAQYDEWYDGHSRPELLAEAEYALPELNRENLRGADLVASGGCNATATILGLLPLLEEGVLSGDEQVVVDVKVGSSEGGAGGGEASSHPERSGVVRPYAPTGHRHEAEIEQFLGLDVSFTVHAVDMIRGASATCHVFPDGPVSKGDLWGAYRGQYEDEPFVDLVAGGGGVYRYPEPKSVAGTNRAEVGFELDPGNKRLVVFSAIDNMMKGSAGQAVHAANVALDLEETAGLDIAGLHPVGAP, via the coding sequence ATGTCCGCGAACGGCGAACCCTCGCTGACGGCCTCCGTCGTCGGCGGGAGCGGCTTCACCGGCGGCGAACTCCTGCGGTTGCTGTACAAGCACCCGGAGTTCGAGGTGGTCCAAGCCACCAGTCGCTCGAAGACCAACAAGACCGTCGGCCACCAACATCCCAACCTGCGCGGGATGGACCTGCGGTTCTCGGACCCGGACGACCTCGACTCGGTCGACGTGCTGTTCGCGGCGACCCCCCACGGCGTCTCGATGGAGCAGATAGACGAGTTCCGTGACGCCGCCGGGACCGTCGTCGACCTCTCGGCGGACTTCCGGTTGGACACCGAAGCACAGTACGACGAGTGGTACGACGGCCACTCGCGGCCCGAACTACTCGCCGAGGCCGAGTACGCCCTGCCCGAACTCAACCGGGAGAACCTGCGGGGAGCGGACCTCGTCGCCTCCGGCGGGTGTAACGCCACCGCGACCATCCTCGGGTTGCTCCCGCTGTTGGAGGAGGGCGTCCTCTCGGGCGACGAGCAGGTCGTCGTCGACGTGAAAGTCGGGTCCAGCGAAGGTGGTGCCGGTGGCGGCGAAGCCTCCAGCCACCCCGAGCGGAGCGGCGTCGTCCGCCCCTACGCGCCGACGGGCCACCGCCACGAGGCCGAAATCGAGCAGTTCCTCGGCCTCGACGTGTCCTTCACCGTCCACGCGGTGGACATGATTCGCGGCGCGAGCGCGACGTGTCACGTCTTCCCCGACGGCCCCGTATCGAAGGGCGACCTCTGGGGAGCCTACCGCGGCCAGTACGAGGACGAACCGTTCGTGGACCTCGTTGCCGGTGGCGGCGGCGTCTACCGCTACCCCGAACCGAAGTCCGTCGCGGGCACCAACCGTGCGGAGGTCGGGTTCGAGTTGGACCCCGGGAACAAACGCCTCGTCGTGTTCTCGGCCATCGACAACATGATGAAAGGGTCCGCGGGACAAGCGGTCCACGCCGCCAACGTCGCGCTCGACTTGGAGGAGACGGCGGGACTTGACATCGCAGGTCTACACCCCGTCGGTGCCCCGTAA